Proteins from a single region of Verrucosispora sp. NA02020:
- a CDS encoding dihydrodipicolinate synthase family protein: protein MPARSRPWHGVLVATTVPLDDRLAVDVDRYAEHVRWLADEGCDGVVPNGSLGEYQTLTPEERSTLVRVAVDAAPDGFTVMPGISAYGAIEARRWAEDAAEAGCAAVMLLPPNAYRADERAVVAHYREVAKVGVPVVAYNNPIDTKVDLTPELLARLHGEGLIVGVKEFTGDVRRAYRIAEAAPGLDLIAGADDVTLELAVAGAPGWIAGYVNALPRACVRLFDAAADGDLATALPLYRALHPLLRWDSRTEFVQAIKLSMDVVGRYGGPCRPPRVPLTADHERLVREATEKAVAAGGR from the coding sequence ATGCCCGCTCGGTCGAGACCATGGCACGGCGTACTGGTGGCCACCACGGTGCCGCTCGACGACCGACTCGCGGTCGACGTCGACCGGTACGCCGAGCATGTCCGTTGGCTCGCCGACGAGGGCTGCGACGGGGTCGTGCCGAACGGCTCGCTCGGCGAGTACCAGACCCTCACCCCCGAGGAGCGCAGCACGCTGGTCCGGGTCGCGGTCGACGCCGCACCCGACGGCTTCACCGTGATGCCCGGCATCTCCGCGTACGGCGCGATCGAGGCGCGGCGGTGGGCCGAGGACGCCGCCGAGGCCGGCTGCGCGGCGGTGATGCTGCTGCCGCCGAACGCCTACCGGGCCGACGAGCGGGCCGTGGTCGCGCACTACCGCGAGGTCGCCAAGGTCGGCGTGCCGGTGGTGGCGTACAACAACCCCATCGACACCAAGGTCGACCTCACCCCGGAGCTGCTCGCCCGCCTGCACGGCGAGGGCCTGATCGTCGGCGTCAAGGAGTTCACCGGCGACGTCCGCCGCGCCTACCGGATCGCCGAGGCGGCACCCGGTCTCGACCTCATCGCCGGGGCCGACGACGTCACCCTGGAACTCGCGGTGGCCGGCGCGCCCGGCTGGATCGCCGGGTACGTCAACGCGCTGCCCCGGGCCTGCGTCCGGCTCTTCGACGCGGCGGCCGACGGCGACCTGGCCACCGCGCTGCCGCTCTACCGCGCGCTGCACCCGCTGCTGCGCTGGGACTCGCGGACCGAGTTCGTGCAGGCGATCAAGCTCTCGATGGACGTCGTCGGACGCTACGGTGGGCCCTGCCGCCCGCCCCGGGTGCCCCTCACGGCGGACCACGAGCGCCTCGTCCGGGAGGCCACCGAGAAGGCGGTGGCGGCCGGCGGCCGGTGA
- a CDS encoding proline racemase family protein, with amino-acid sequence MRSTRVFHAVDSHTEGMPTRVVTGGIGVIPGDSMAQRRRHFVAHLDHLRTLLMCEPRGHAAMSGAILQPPTRPDADWGVLFIEVSGCLPMCGHGTIGVATVLVESGMVTVTEPTTVIRLDTPAGLVTVDVAVRDGHAESVTLRNVPAFVSDLDATVDVPGYGPVTLDLAFGGNFYAVVDLDRLGIAFTPTDPQTRQRMLDAGLAIMDAVTDQLRPAHPEDPTIAGCHHVYLAAPGSDARHSRHAMAIHPGWFDRSPCGTGTSARMAQLHARGELALGADFVNESLIGSRFVGRLLDRATVAGRPAVIPTVTGRAWITGTAQYLLDPTDPFPAGFLL; translated from the coding sequence ATGCGCAGCACGCGGGTGTTCCACGCGGTCGACTCGCACACCGAGGGCATGCCGACCCGGGTGGTCACCGGCGGCATCGGTGTGATCCCCGGCGACTCGATGGCACAACGGCGCCGGCACTTCGTCGCCCATCTCGACCACCTCCGCACCCTGCTCATGTGCGAGCCACGCGGGCACGCCGCGATGAGCGGGGCGATCCTGCAACCGCCCACCCGGCCCGACGCCGACTGGGGCGTCCTCTTCATCGAGGTCAGCGGCTGCCTGCCGATGTGCGGGCACGGCACCATCGGGGTGGCCACCGTGCTGGTGGAGAGCGGCATGGTCACCGTCACCGAGCCGACCACCGTGATCCGGCTGGACACCCCGGCCGGGCTGGTGACGGTCGACGTGGCGGTCCGCGACGGGCACGCCGAGTCGGTGACCCTGCGCAACGTGCCCGCCTTCGTGTCGGACCTGGACGCCACGGTCGACGTGCCCGGGTACGGCCCGGTCACCCTGGACCTCGCCTTCGGCGGCAACTTCTACGCCGTCGTCGACCTCGACCGGCTCGGGATCGCCTTCACGCCGACCGACCCACAGACCCGGCAGCGGATGCTCGACGCCGGTCTGGCCATCATGGACGCCGTCACCGACCAACTCCGGCCGGCGCACCCCGAGGACCCGACGATCGCCGGCTGCCACCACGTCTACCTCGCTGCCCCCGGGTCCGACGCCCGGCACTCGCGGCACGCGATGGCCATCCACCCCGGGTGGTTCGACCGATCGCCCTGCGGCACCGGCACCTCCGCCCGGATGGCCCAACTGCACGCCCGGGGCGAGTTGGCGCTCGGCGCCGACTTCGTCAACGAGTCGCTGATCGGCAGCCGCTTCGTCGGCCGGCTGCTCGACCGCGCCACCGTGGCGGGCCGACCGGCCGTGATCCCGACGGTCACCGGCCGCGCCTGGATCACCGGCACCGCCCAGTACCTCCTCGACCCCACCGACCCGTTCCCCGCCGGTTTCCTGCTCTGA
- a CDS encoding aldehyde dehydrogenase: protein MSVVVSASPQRPEDVVVSVPAATIEDVGTAAGAARAAQPGWAAAPPAERSGALHAAADAVADATAELVDLVVREVGKPITEARGEAARTVALLRYYAQQVYDPTGAVHDPSGGRGLAYTRRRPRGVAGLVTPWNFPLAIPMWKAAPALAFGNAVLLKPAPQATACAVRLAELVTPYLPDGLLTVLPGDAETGRAVVDAGDVVSFTGSAEVGAGVGATAVARGVPVQCEMGGLSPAVVLPDADVESAARQVAYAAFGYAGQKCTATKRVIVVGDPTAFTDALVTAVAALACGDPAAPETVVGPVIDEAARTRVRDAAQSAVAAGARLLTGARTPREAGWFVAPTLLADVPADHLLQRAEVFGPICTLSRVDDVDAALATANDVRYGLAASVFTADLDAALRFADGLAAGQIKVNAPTAGVDFHLPFGGERASSYGPREQGKAAQDFYTALHTVTVAPAGG from the coding sequence ATGTCCGTCGTCGTGTCCGCCTCCCCCCAGCGTCCGGAGGATGTCGTCGTCTCGGTGCCCGCCGCGACCATCGAGGACGTCGGCACGGCCGCCGGGGCGGCCCGCGCCGCGCAGCCCGGGTGGGCGGCGGCACCACCCGCCGAGCGGTCCGGGGCGCTGCACGCCGCCGCCGACGCGGTCGCCGACGCCACCGCCGAACTGGTCGACCTGGTCGTGCGGGAGGTGGGCAAGCCGATCACGGAGGCGCGCGGTGAGGCGGCCCGGACGGTCGCGCTGCTGCGGTACTACGCCCAGCAGGTCTACGACCCGACCGGTGCGGTGCACGACCCCAGCGGCGGTCGGGGCCTGGCGTACACCCGTCGCCGACCGCGTGGCGTCGCCGGCCTGGTCACGCCGTGGAACTTCCCGCTGGCCATCCCGATGTGGAAGGCGGCCCCGGCGCTGGCCTTCGGTAACGCCGTCCTGCTCAAGCCGGCACCGCAGGCGACGGCCTGCGCGGTGCGCCTGGCGGAGCTGGTCACGCCGTACCTGCCCGACGGGCTGCTGACGGTGCTGCCGGGTGACGCCGAGACGGGCCGGGCGGTGGTGGACGCCGGTGACGTCGTGTCGTTCACCGGCTCCGCCGAGGTGGGCGCCGGCGTCGGCGCGACCGCCGTGGCGCGGGGCGTGCCGGTGCAGTGCGAAATGGGCGGGCTCAGCCCCGCGGTGGTCCTGCCGGACGCCGACGTCGAGTCCGCCGCCCGGCAGGTCGCCTACGCCGCGTTCGGGTACGCCGGCCAGAAGTGCACCGCCACCAAGCGCGTCATCGTGGTGGGTGACCCGACCGCGTTCACCGACGCGCTGGTGACCGCCGTGGCGGCGTTGGCCTGCGGCGATCCCGCCGCACCGGAGACCGTGGTGGGGCCGGTGATCGACGAGGCCGCCCGGACCCGGGTGCGGGACGCCGCACAGAGTGCCGTCGCCGCCGGTGCGCGGCTGCTCACCGGTGCCCGTACGCCCCGGGAAGCGGGCTGGTTCGTCGCCCCCACGCTGCTGGCCGACGTCCCCGCCGACCACCTGCTCCAGCGCGCGGAGGTGTTCGGTCCGATCTGCACACTGAGCCGGGTGGACGACGTCGACGCGGCGCTGGCCACCGCCAACGACGTCCGGTACGGGCTCGCCGCCTCGGTCTTCACCGCCGACCTGGACGCCGCGCTGCGCTTCGCCGACGGGCTGGCGGCCGGACAGATCAAGGTCAACGCGCCGACCGCCGGAGTGGACTTCCACCTGCCCTTCGGCGGCGAGCGCGCCTCCAGCTACGGACCTCGCGAACAGGGCAAGGCGGCGCAGGACTTCTACACCGCACTGCACACGGTGACCGTCGCACCCGCCGGAGGCTGA
- a CDS encoding GntR family transcriptional regulator yields MTDALELPSLGARPSLRGQVAHALRAALVAGQMRPGEVYSAPTLAARLGVSATPVREAMLDLVKEGLVETVRNKGFRVTELSDRELDNLTEIRQLIEVPTTVRVIGVATAEDVARLRPIAHRIVEVAEHRDLIAYIEHDRRFHLELLALAGNSHLVSLVGELRARSRLFGLTRLAETGELVPSAREHVEMLDLIEAGDRAGLERLMRVHIGHVRGRWAGRAEPTAD; encoded by the coding sequence GTGACTGACGCCTTGGAACTGCCGTCCCTGGGGGCGCGACCGAGCCTGCGGGGACAGGTCGCGCACGCCCTGCGGGCCGCGCTGGTGGCCGGCCAGATGCGCCCCGGCGAGGTCTACTCGGCGCCGACGCTCGCCGCCCGACTCGGCGTCTCCGCCACCCCGGTCCGCGAGGCGATGCTCGACCTGGTCAAGGAGGGCCTGGTCGAGACCGTGCGGAACAAGGGCTTCCGGGTCACCGAACTGTCCGATCGGGAGCTCGACAACCTGACCGAGATCCGCCAGCTGATCGAGGTGCCGACCACCGTCCGGGTGATCGGTGTGGCCACCGCCGAGGACGTCGCGCGCCTGCGGCCGATCGCCCACCGGATCGTCGAGGTGGCCGAACACAGGGACCTGATCGCGTACATCGAGCACGACCGCCGCTTCCACCTGGAACTGCTCGCGCTGGCCGGCAACAGTCACCTGGTCTCGCTCGTCGGTGAGCTGCGGGCGAGGTCGCGGCTGTTCGGGCTGACCCGGCTCGCCGAGACCGGGGAACTGGTGCCCTCCGCCCGCGAGCACGTCGAGATGCTCGACCTGATCGAGGCGGGCGACCGGGCCGGACTGGAACGGCTGATGCGCGTGCACATCGGTCACGTACGCGGCCGCTGGGCCGGCCGGGCGGAGCCGACCGCCGACTGA